A window of the Helianthus annuus cultivar XRQ/B chromosome 4, HanXRQr2.0-SUNRISE, whole genome shotgun sequence genome harbors these coding sequences:
- the LOC110937314 gene encoding probable chromo domain-containing protein LHP1 isoform X1: MNGVQEDNSRPILADEFYQVEAIRKKRCHKGKVQYLVKWFGWPENTNTWEPMENLLSCSDLVDKFEESLRSERPTNRPSQASSSTATTKPTRCTLVGAPGKPYSRHP; encoded by the exons ATGAATGGAGTTCAAGAAGATAACAGTCGTCCCATCTTAGCTGATGAATTCTACCAAGTAGAAGCGATCAGAAAGAAGAGATGTCACAAG GGGAAAGTGCAGTACCTTGTGAAATG GTTTGGATGGCCTGAAAACACCAACACTTGGGAACCGATGGAGAATCTGTTGAGTTGTTCAGATCTCGTCGACAAATTCGAAGAAAg CCTGAGGTCAGAAAGACCTACGAATAGACCAAGTCAAGCAAGCTCTTCAACAGCAACTACGAAACCAACAAG GTGTACTTTGGTGGGCGCTCCGGGAAAACCCTATTCAAGACACCCATAA